AGGACTTCAGCTCTGCCAAGGTCATCTTATTTTTACTGAAAGACAGCAAAATATAAGCGTGTGTAGCTGTACAGACAGGGGTAACATCAACTTTGTGATCCTTCATACCTGCTCTTTGACTCATCCAGGAGTTCATTACTCGTCTGTTGGCAGCGCTCTATGTCTTTAAGAACTGTGTTGAGTCTCCGGAGAAGTTCGTTGTCTGGAAACTTTTTGTCTGACGCCTCCGTCTTCAGCAATTCCAGGTCATTAATTCCTGCAATTGAAGAAGCATTAAATTTTGGCTTGTTCAtcgaaaaacacaaattaaggCTGAAACTAAGTTTAAGAGATTCAATCATTATAATCTCTCACCTATCTTGTTTCCTTCTTCTTGCTCAAGTGCCTCTTTCACTCTGTTGGCCCAGGAATCAAAAGACTCAGATCGAACCTTTAACCGGTGAAGCATGGCCAGCAACTCATCCAGGGTATATCTGTACCTGTAAGTGacgggattttttttttttttttttaacatagaTTCAACCAGACAGAAAAGTACACTGTGGTACATTATGGGCAATCATACTTTCTGAAaagtatacaaacacacaaaacaagtgaatacctgaggtagagttttTCAGTGGGGCAGTTGCACAGATCCTGAGTGTGATAGAGACACACCAGACGCTCGGGGCATTTCGAACACGCCAAAGCAGAAAGGAAGCATGTGGTCTTGCATTTATCACACTGTCGCTCGTCGTCAGGCAGCAGCTCAAATGCCTCGCGCTCTGCTTCGGTGATCCCCTGCACGAACATCACAGATTGCATTGAACGATCAGAGTTTAGAAGATTTGACAGGGCATCAAATTAATGAAGCTCTCCTTATGTAGCTCACCCGTTCCATCAGTCCCTTCCgcagcttcctctcctcctgaacaataataaacatttccCGGTGTGTGGCTGCAGCCAGGTTAAGATCTAGTTTCTCTGGGCTGGCAGCCATTTTACAGGTGAGCTCCTCGTGGGAGAATACACAATACCTCCTTAGACGGCGGTAGTGCTCAATACAGGATCGGCCAGCAGGTAGCTGAGGGCAGGAGAACGCAATGATCTTAATCAAGGAATCTTAAATAATATGAAATGATGACCTGAGAGAGAGACCGTGTGGACAGACATACCCAGTCTGCAGTGCAGAAGTTGACAGCTTCAGCAAAGTTATATCCCTGATTAAAGCCACTGTGATAGGCTCTGGGGAAGGTGATGACGAACTCGCCAGCACACTGGTTGGTGCGTACAACCTGCAATTTAAAAGCAAAGAGGTAAGAAAGCTTTTTAATCAAACATATTTCTGCCAGgtgcatgtgcctgtgtgtgtgtgtgtatgtgacactgACCGGTACACCATGAGCCATGAGGATATTGGGGTTCATGATGGTCACCAGCTGGTGCAGGAGGTCAGGCTGAAACTCAAACAGCTCGGGGGTCTTCgtcttcatcacctcctccagtCGCTCAGCTGCCACAGAGGGTACGCCATACCATGTTTTGGGTTCACCCCTGGAAATGATAGACACATGGGAAGTGAAatagagagcgagagaaggTTCTGGTTCATCATAGTCTCTACATTACAAACTTTAATCCTCCCTAGATAATACGAGTGTTCTGTACCAGTGCAGGTAGTTGATGGAGTAGCTCCAGTGATCCTCGATGTGCCAGCAGAAAGCTGAGAACACCATGCCAACGTAAAGCCATGGCACCTTCATCCCAGAGATGTCTCCGTTAATATGGCACAGGAGTGACTGTTCCAGCACGGGCATCACATTCAAGTTCCAGCCAGAGCGAGCATAGTCCtgacagaagagaggagagttgAAATTAAccactggacagattaccatctTACTGTTACTGTGGTTCATGTTTGTGATAGGATCAGTCTAGACGGATGGCAAACAGGAACAAATTTACCACCATAGAGagttcatgttttcactctCGGTTTAGCTTAACTAAACTTTACCAAAGctacagaacagatttccactgaagttggtggagggatggaacATGAGACAAGGAACCCATTTAAGTTTGGGGTGGatccaatacattttttttggctttctttaacattgcaagatgggGTGTTTGTTGACATTTATACTAAATTCCCCAGGGGATAATTCATCCTTCATATCTAGGGGTCTGATGTCTTTAGGTGTGGGGCAGCCTGCCTGAAGTTAACTGGACTGTTGGGTGTTATGCGCTCTATGGAATGCCATTCTAGTCTTTAGAGCATCATTGAATTGAGTAGGGATGAGTTGGGAGTCATGCTCCTTGACATTTTGCacattatatttgatttataaatgtACCTGTGCTGGACTTAGTTTACTACAAGTTATCTAAAGCACCTCATTCAATCCAAATCTGTTATTCAAGCTATTTCCTTCAAAACATTTGGcgttacaaaagaaaaacaatgtaaatacctcctcctctgttgtgAGCTTCCTCTTGCCATTGTTCATTGGGAAGCCACTGCCAAACTCTTTGGAGTGTATGTCGGCTCCGTATTCCACAGTCACGTCTTCCTCGATGCTACTGACCAACCTCCAGAACTCTCTTTCCACAAGCTCAGTGGGAACCATCTACACAGACATGGATAGAGATTGGTCACTTGTTTAAACACCAGTAAGGGCAGAGCCAGACTTTATAACGATGAGGCCTGTGTAGGAGTGCTTACATGGACAGGCATGTTGAAGTAATCTGCTTTGAAGGCGTCAGCCATTTCCCCAAAACTCTGCAACGTGTACTCTCGTGTAGCTTGTTCAAAGCCAAATGCTTCTGCTGGCTTCTTGCACTCCTAAAGACCAACAGACAAAATTATGTGGATTAGAAGAAATCTATCAAAGCCTGTAATGAATATTACAGACACAAAGGAATGTGTTTAAACTTTCTTACGTACCTCTGCCACACACTTAGGACATCGCCAGTTGCCTTTGGGAGGATCAATGAGTGGGGGTAGTAGACAGTGGGTGTGGTAGTTATCATCACAGCCATCACACAGCAGGAGtttctcatcatcatctcccCGACCACACATTCGACACACAAAAGAATCAACCTATAATACAGTGAGGAGTAGAAAACGTTGAGCCTGATGAGTGATGCTGCAGACAACCGAGTGTCCCACCAGAACACTATTGCacagataaaatgaaatggaGCAAACAACTGAAATCACATTAGACCGACAAGTTATGAAAAGCACAGTACATTGTGTTTAAAGCCAAATTAAATCAGTTGACCTCTTTATCAAATTTTCAGAGATGTATTATAAGAATCAgtgacagtttaaaaaaaactctgattCTTTGTGTACTTTGGTCTGCTTACACATTGTGGGTTGTTGTTGCGTCGAAGCCTCATGGTCATTTTGGTGCACGGCTTATCTGGATCATCGTCCTCCGCGTCATTGTCTTTCCCGTTCTCTGGTTCTTCTTTCTTCACTTCTGTCTTAATCGTGATGCTCGGGGGAGGCGGCTGGGGACTAGATGTGGCCCCTTCACTCTGCTTCTCCGGAGGCTCCAGTGGCTCTGCCTTCACTGGGGTATCAACGGGGGCCACCGACACGTTTTCTTTGACGGTAACAGTCTGAGGCAGCTCATCTGAAAGAAGAGCATTCAGTGTTTAGAATCAAAGGTTGCTAGTTATCACAGAATAAAATCTTTATAGCGCTAAGACATCCCAGAATAGTCTAATCTAAACCAATAAACAGCCCTTCAATGCTTATTGATGGGAGTGAGTCAAGTTATTGCATTAGCTGCATCAGATTAATTGTTGTGGTTTAGTGTTGCTTCAGTATGTCCATATTACTGATCCATATAATGATTCTAGAATTTGCTGTCTGCTAGCTGGCAAATGAGTTTGAGATCACAGCACTTACCTTTCTTTCTGATGCCTTTATACCTCGCAACCAGCCCGAGCCCCATCATCTTAGGTCCAGCACCATAGATCTGTAGCTTCTTCAGCTCTGGATTCTTCTCGATGTCTTCCTCTGTAGGTTCAGGCTGGATAAAAAGTACAGTTTAATTATTAAGTGATAGACTTACGGCAACTACTCTCCAGAGAACACAAAGCGAAGCAAGGTCTGAGGCCAAATGCAGAtcgacaaaaatgaaaacacaagagcATAGCAATGCATCACAAGAAGGGATTGTGCTGTGGTTAGAAAGTAAGGAAAAGTTAGCCTACGTCACAGTGAAAGCTTTAAGGTTAAGACCCACCACCAAGACACACAATCACCAACAGTTGCAACCATACCAGTGGATGTCCTTTAGATTTTACTGACTaggatttcagtttttcttaCATCACGGGTGGTGTTTGTTGCAGTGTATTGTTGCACAACAAAACAGTCAGAGGTTAAAATAAGTTTCCCAGGTAATACAGTCTGTCATCATAACTGAcaatatatttagaaaacatGAGTTTACTATGCAAACATGCACTGGTGTCAGAGTAACttcttgtaaaaatgtaattctcAGGTCTTTAAAATCACTGTCATCAAACTTTCATTTAGAAAGGTAGATAATGCTTATTCTCCAGTGTATCTTTGACATGTAATAAGCAGAATTATTTTATGCACAATGTGTGGTAACAAATCAGATTCTGAGAGAGCTTCTAACACTGCACTGATATCTAAAATATTTTGATTATAATTCAAATGTTTCTCATTCCTGCCTCATGCAAAACTTTTCAAAATCTAAATCTCAATCTTAAAAATGCTCAGATTTGGAAAACTCTGCCTTTGCTGCATTCTTCACTTCACAAAGGCAGATTTCATGAGTGCATAATACCAGCGATGTTATTTAAATGGTTGCAAGCTTTTTACTTTACACTGCCTAACATTCTTGTGACCTCATCTTCTCTGctgtcttctctctgctggtggagagaagaggagctaTTTGGTCTCAGCCTCACTCAACAAGaattcaaatcattttcttaTAAACGGCTAATTAGACTCAACCATTACAAGcaatatgtgtttgttttcagctcgTTCACTGAGCTTAATATTAAATGTTGCATTCAATAACTTTAGAGCAGTAATTACAATTCAGTTCCACTTTCATGTTTTGAAGCTAGGCCACAATGTTGGGCACTAGTTCAGGCAGTATGATTGCAAACAGGTCTTAACATCACTTTCAGTTATCACTCAGTAGAACTGAAAAGCACAAAAATGCAGAACAACATTCACAACACTTTTAAAACAGGTTGCATCTCAAACGTCTGTCTCTAAAAAGGCATTTAAGAAGGGGCTTTCACAGTAAATGATTAGTTCTCATAATCTGACCAGTTTTTTAAAAACGCAGAATTAAACCAACAAACCATTACTCTAATATATTCCTGTGGTAAGAAAAGTCTTCAATGCATGTCATTATTCATTCAGAtcacaaaaacaagacacacaacaaTTCCAAGACTCTTCTAAAACAAGTTTGTTTTTGACTTTGCCACTTGTATGAAGTTGTGCTGTCCAGTCATTGATCTACATTTTCTGGTAGCATAAAAAAGATGTATTTAATCTGGCAACCAAACTTGGCAAGTGGGATGGGGACTGAAACCAGCAGATGGAAAAGTAGAACTTGATGATGGAGGGCAAACAAGCAAACCTTGACAAACCTGGAGggcaacaacaataacatacaatactttcctgtctgtcttcagaCTATGAAAGCAAAAGCTTATAAAATTAAACCCACTAGGTTCTTCTGTGTGAGTGCACCCCAAAGAGAACACATGCAGCCACACGCTTAGCTGCTGGAGTGAGTAGAGAGCGAGGCAAAAGAGCAGCAGTGCAAAGGCACACAGACAGCCCAGCAGTACAAGCCAAGTACAACCACAGAGAAAGTGCacgggggaaagagagaaaactgaagAGCGCAACGGCCAACAGCTAGACCAGGAAAATGTGACAGTTTGGGATaaagttaatatttaatatcaGAGTCTGCTGTGAACTGTGCCATTTGGGGTATCTGAGATATTAGTTCTCAGAAACCTTGGCACTGGGATCTAGATTTGccaacattcattcattcaattcaCTTTTAATCTATAATATATTGACTAAACCTTCAATGATGAGGCTCAAAAACACCTGTGATGAGACGACATTCTCCCATTTCTAATAACAGTTCTAGAGTCTGTTCTTGAAGAACAGACAGGGCAGGcaaatcctcctctctttgttcaGTGTCTGACATAGAAATCAAAGTGCACATTTTGGCAACATGTCTGTGACAGGCATGTGACCCTTTTATGTGTTGCCACCTCGTATACATAAGATGTATGActgcatattaaaaaaaagtttctgtgGTTAGTGaaaatttgaaaacaaaacgTTCAGAAGGGGTGAGGTGGTCTAGGAAAGCGGCAGAAAGAGAGTGGGAGCGGAAGGTGAGCTCATATGCTCAAGAGGCAGTACCGCAGAGATGAGTTGAGAGCCAGCGGTGAGAGGATGGGGGGCCAGATCCTCTGGACCCTGCAAGGGGAGACAATAACAGCAACGATAAACTAAGACAAGAGGAAGAAGGGAGATGAGAGGGGAAGGGAGAGAGCCTGGAGAGAACACAGCCAGTAGATGTAGGAAAAATATCCCTGGCACACATTACGAGATATGGgtcatatatattatttgtagGATAAATTAAGTCCAACAGGAAACTTGTGTGGGTCTAGGTACTAAAGTTTTGGGATGTCTACTAATGGTTGTCGTCATTTaacatacattttctttacacTGCAGTCTGATAGACCAGCATGTTGAGAAATGTATTGATTGAATTCAATGTCTTCCACTTCTCGTTGAAACGAATGTAAAGAAACATTAAATTCTATATGGAAAGAAAATGCCTGCTGTTGCACCAACATGATTTTTATGGGGGCAGCTTTAGAACCAAACTGAAATAGAGTTTATGAGAGTTCTGTTTGCTGACAAGTAGGGGATTTTATGATTCTGAAACTGAGATCGAAACCATGATACCGCAGTCTTGTATGAGGATGAGGAAAGCTACGATCCCTCAGGCCGCTCACACAGCCACAGGTGGTGCAGCCTGCTGAGTTCTACTTAATTTACTAATACTGGTTCTAATATAAGATAATTTTCAAAGTTGAGTGAAAATATACTCAACTGTTACTGTCCTGTGTACATTATTTACGTTTTTAGAAGAAGACAGAACCAAATGGACTGGATTTCACATAGATGTCGATTACTTAcaactattactactactactgggTAGTTGTGTCACTAGTTTCAGTTACAGTGTCAATCTTCTAATGATTCTTGCAACATATATTTTGAGAAAATCTGTCTCAAACTTAAGTTGTTTCTTTGAATTCAGCATTTAAGTaaatatgcaaaacaaaaatctattcCAGCATTAGTAGtgacagggaaaaaaacactagCAAAGGTATGGTGAGCAGATCATTAAAAACCTGAGGGGGCTGAAGCATCCTTAGCTTGTAACACATGTATCAAGCATGAGATGACAAACCGGTCCAGTCAGTGTGCTGTTCACTGGCAACATTactgtagaaaataaaagtggCTCATGGAACTAATAGTTGTGTGTCTACTTTGGGGATggaagaaggtggaagaaacaaaacagagaacAAAATAAGCcatggagcagagaggaaaactgCAGAATTAAGCAGAGCAGCGAGCAGGACGGAGAATAAGCAAGCTGGGGTGGGCTAAAGTGAAGCAGTTACCTGACGCTACAGTGACACTCGTGCACCGGAGCACATGGATAAACACATCAAAACTCTTAATATCAACAGCCTAGGGCTATATTCCAGGTTGATTAGTGGCTTGACTTTTCATTAGCCTATATGATGCAACCTGACACTATTGGTGATCAGCAGACAGACCAATAACTATTAAATTATGCTAAAACTCTAAAAATTAACATTATAAGATACTGCCGGTCTTCTTTGTTTGCTGTTCAGTCGAGTTAACCAAATAACAAGTGTAAACCTCCTGTTTACAGATTAACAAACCTGATTATTTCAGGTAAAAGAAAACGCTGTATTCTGTACATTTCCCTGGAAAACTGTTGGAATGACCAGACCAAcccctttgtttttgttgcgtACTGAAGATGAATTTGAAATAAGACTTCGGAATGTCAGCTTTCATTTCCTGGCATGTGCATCTTTATGTTAAACAGACATATCTCTTCATGTTGGGACCCACCCATTCTTCAAGTGAGCAAAAGGAACATGCGACTGACaggagttttttgttttgtaggtGCACCTTTATACTGAAAAGGTGAATGTCTACCCTTGGTTTAAGACTTGGGTTTCAGACTACATTtgttgtttgaaaataaaagaacaaaccCAAATGAAGACCAGAGAGCTGTGGGAGAAAAAAGGAGTAAAACACATCTAGATGTAAATACCAGGAAATAACAGCTGAGATGTGAAATCTTGTTTCATGTTCATCTTTGGATCTTAAACTCACATGTCTTCAGTGtaagacaacaaaaacaaaggcaaTGGCTTTGAACTTTCAATATTTTGAAGGTATTGTGTTTTAAAACCAACCTCATTACAAGTCTGTTATTACTAAGAGAACAAATACAGATATTATCACAGTGGCAATGATTCTCAAATGATGTTTGAAGTCCTGTGGGAAACCATCACTGATGAAGCATAAGAACAGTGTTACTGGTGAGAGATATTTCGTGTTTGACAGATCAGATGCAACAAAAGGACTATGTAAatcaaagataaaaataaacaatcttAAATTCACTGATTGACAAACGCTCACTCACATCAGGCTGGCATCTGTTTGCTCTGCGCCCGTAACTGATGATTTTGGATGGCTGCACTGACTGTCGCAGGGGGATGGAGTGGGGCTTGTACTCTTTATCCACATCTTCACCATCATAGTGCTTTGGCTTGCAATGCTGTAATGACATAAAGAGGGCTTTCATGAGAACCTGTCCATACATGCTACACATAACCTACCACAGTAAGATTCATTTATCATATAGTGACAAAGCTGCTTTACACAGATCAGTTCATTTTGAATGTCATCTATTAACTGAGATAGGAATGTGTGTTGATACCGGCAGGCTGGCACCAGACTGGAACATTTCAAAGGGGTAGACGATCCTCTCGTAGTGTGAGCGCAGCAGAGAGCCGATGTTCTTGCCTGGAGGGTATCCAAGCCTCTGGGCCACACGAGCCCAGCGGCGCTCCTTACAGACCATCTCAAAGCCTCCTTCACTCGTCACAATCTGGAACCATATGGAACATTTCAGCAATCATAGAAAACGTACAAAAAGATCTTTGAATTGTTTTCTAAGTAAAAACAAGTGAGTTCAAACTCACCTTTGACAGGCTGAAAAGATCGAGGATGCGTCTTTCAATGTGTGGGATTTTCAACGAGGATGCCTGGATTTCCCAAAATCTGGCGATGCGGTCCAAATAATTAAGCTTTACTCTGGTCTCCGCCTAAAATGAGATGAATGAGGGACAACAAAGATGACTCTGATCAGTTCCATAACAATCTTCAACTGTCAAAGTTaagggaaataaagaaaaacttgcCTCCAGCTCATTGAGCCTTTGGATGCGGGGTGTGAAGCGAAAGGTATCCAGCTCCACTGAAAATGGTGGCTGCCAATCCTATATGGGAGCAAAGACACAAATTTGTCAGCCAATACgtacaaaaaaaaacttcttaGTAAAAACAGCCAATGAACATGGACATCGAAGATTAACACGATTGAGAGCTTAGTTTGAGCTTAACCCTGGTTTAACTCTGGCTTTCAGGCTCAAGAACTTGGCTCTGCTTTAACCAGGGATGATAACCAAGGCCACCAACTAAAGAGCAAATGAAGTTCACACTCTCAACAATTAAAGACCCACTTTCTCAACAATCAACACTGAGGGAAATACATATTCTACAAGATCTTTATTTGgcaaaatcaatattttaaaagttcaaATTATGCCtaagaaaaactttatttcagttgtagattattattttgttcGTTTTTGTGTGAACACTGCATATTTATCCTTGCTctatttatacataaatattttttggTGTCATCTAAAATTAAAAGCTCCACCAACCGGTCAACTGACAGAAGATATCATCACGACCCTCACTTCTGCTCCTCAGTTACTTTGCTGAACAATAGCCAGACATTTGTTTCCCCTTACCCTTTAACCTTTACAATACAAAGTATCATCACTTCAGTTTATCCAGTtgaaaagtctgaaaatgtGTTATCATTTGTGCATTCATTCTTGAATTATGGTCAAAAAGGAGTTTTGTGACATCAGTGTGACCTTCGACAACAAacatctaatcagttcatccttgaggcAAAGTGAACATTTATGGCAACTTTTAAGAAAGATGGTGTTCATGAGAATAGGACAGAAGCACAGTCAACTCAATAACATGATAATTCCTCTGGTCACAGATGTTGCGGAGGTATAGCGACATGTTGTTCACATTCAGATCTGGATTACACTTCAAACTGTCAGACTGGTTATTAAGGCTGTGTGACAAAATCTGTGATGTGCGGTTGTTCAATATAGTGATGACAATATTTCTTGCAATAAATTAACATTGAAGTGTGCGTATACACAGCTCCTATGTCCTTGCTCAATTAATCTTAAAGTAGCTGAGCGTAGATTTATCTGATTGGCCAAATGGTGTGAATTTGCAGCCTCTGTTTCCAGGGTTCAGTCTGATAAGTCAAATGTTCACAGGCTGAGTGAATGCAGGTATGTCTCTAAGTTTCTGAAGGGCTACATATAGGTTGCAATGGTCAGACAGTGGGGACTCTCTCAGGGTGCatataatgtgttatttaagTTCTTAACACAAATACTCATGTGGTTCTTTACTGAAACTCTTATTGGTTCTTCCTtccaattattatttaaaaaaaatatataatttaaaactgGGTTAGAAAACGTAAAATAATTTTCTAGAGCAGCAACCAAGTCACGTCAGTATTTAACTCAATCATACCTCTGGAAACAAATCAATATACTAAAAAATATTACTGACATGAAAACACTGTATGAAGTAGAATGACGAACACAAATATCACATTAGTCTCTAATTGTAATCTCCATCCTCCTCACCCTGCTGCTGATGTGGATTCATCACTGTTTACAAAAATCTGATTTTGGATGATGTCTGATGGTATTGGGCCTAATACCTCCTATATAAATACCCTGTGCATGGAATATGTTACACATGGAACACAGAGCAGGCAATTTATTCAACATAAACCAAGCATAAGCAAATATTTACTGGCGGAGGTCGAATTTTGCAGATTCCAGACTTCTCTGCGATCGGACGTATCTTGGCGATGTAGCCCAGGGGATCCTGAAACTCCTCCCATGTCGGCTCAAATACTGGACACTCCGGAGGAGGGACAAACTCTTCCCCTTCCATTGCCCTAACAAAAGGAAGTTGGACAATGCACAACAAGTTAAATACCTCTCGTTGAC
This sequence is a window from Paralichthys olivaceus isolate ysfri-2021 chromosome 6, ASM2471397v2, whole genome shotgun sequence. Protein-coding genes within it:
- the kdm5c gene encoding lysine-specific demethylase 5C isoform X3, producing MAVAGRAMEGEEFVPPPECPVFEPTWEEFQDPLGYIAKIRPIAEKSGICKIRPPPDWQPPFSVELDTFRFTPRIQRLNELEAETRVKLNYLDRIARFWEIQASSLKIPHIERRILDLFSLSKIVTSEGGFEMVCKERRWARVAQRLGYPPGKNIGSLLRSHYERIVYPFEMFQSGASLPHCKPKHYDGEDVDKEYKPHSIPLRQSVQPSKIISYGRRANRCQPDPEPTEEDIEKNPELKKLQIYGAGPKMMGLGLVARYKGIRKKDELPQTVTVKENVSVAPVDTPVKAEPLEPPEKQSEGATSSPQPPPPSITIKTEVKKEEPENGKDNDAEDDDPDKPCTKMTMRLRRNNNPQCVDSFVCRMCGRGDDDEKLLLCDGCDDNYHTHCLLPPLIDPPKGNWRCPKCVAEECKKPAEAFGFEQATREYTLQSFGEMADAFKADYFNMPVHMVPTELVEREFWRLVSSIEEDVTVEYGADIHSKEFGSGFPMNNGKRKLTTEEEDYARSGWNLNVMPVLEQSLLCHINGDISGMKVPWLYVGMVFSAFCWHIEDHWSYSINYLHWGEPKTWYGVPSVAAERLEEVMKTKTPELFEFQPDLLHQLVTIMNPNILMAHGVPVVRTNQCAGEFVITFPRAYHSGFNQGYNFAEAVNFCTADWLPAGRSCIEHYRRLRRYCVFSHEELTCKMAASPEKLDLNLAAATHREMFIIVQEERKLRKGLMERGITEAEREAFELLPDDERQCDKCKTTCFLSALACSKCPERLVCLYHTQDLCNCPTEKLYLRYRYTLDELLAMLHRLKVRSESFDSWANRVKEALEQEEGNKIGINDLELLKTEASDKKFPDNELLRRLNTVLKDIERCQQTSNELLDESKSSKNKMTLAELKSLVETMHNLPCVMNKLEEVQAVLQTVEEFQSQAQALVSDRDWRRDSPPPERLQTLLEEGGKLPVMVPECDLLQGLKEQGHWLAEVRCTLGTEGGERQEVTLDVLRILMQAGCNVPQSVSVETAMAELQELLTIAERWEEKAEICLEQSQKHPLSTLEAIVNEAQLIPVKLPNILSLQGCLTRARAWVTDLDEIQNGEHYPCLDDLEGLVAIGRDLPVFMEELRQLELQVASAHSWRDKATKTFLKKSSQHSLLEVLCPCAKRRERRGGTEALDDILDDSDSNTLGLSAQDLRDPAAIVMAFKEGEHQEKEALLRLQKLNICKSGLNASSCKENGRWDETMETDKSSHSENSVKENGNSNHTCTTPPVTVCVCAGQPRAPQLRCHLCKDWFHGGCVPFPSLLPSSGLLTNPLCWWDWEARFLCPQCERSRRPRLETILALLVALQRLPVRLPEGEALQCLTERAITWQGRAKEALETSELQQALQKLQELKETLHSEAGKDEDMEKKTGKSSVIVLSDSEGGEGEDGVIDLTAENSPKKKTNESNGTQAGCENGTSKKSNVTGVGSLLPLLPLLKGQVVELSTATRNHLEELQLEGDLLEVSLDQTHIIHRVLQASSVPPKDSLHTLIQIELEEQRRTSRSRAKDSKRKRKSHRGGCGDVAGERSLDASESKKTCPLSHSPSPHLPDQTRPEIL
- the kdm5c gene encoding lysine-specific demethylase 5C isoform X1; the encoded protein is MAVAGRAMEGEEFVPPPECPVFEPTWEEFQDPLGYIAKIRPIAEKSGICKIRPPPDWQPPFSVELDTFRFTPRIQRLNELEAETRVKLNYLDRIARFWEIQASSLKIPHIERRILDLFSLSKIVTSEGGFEMVCKERRWARVAQRLGYPPGKNIGSLLRSHYERIVYPFEMFQSGASLPHCKPKHYDGEDVDKEYKPHSIPLRQSVQPSKIISYGRRANRCQPDGPEDLAPHPLTAGSQLISAPEPTEEDIEKNPELKKLQIYGAGPKMMGLGLVARYKGIRKKDELPQTVTVKENVSVAPVDTPVKAEPLEPPEKQSEGATSSPQPPPPSITIKTEVKKEEPENGKDNDAEDDDPDKPCTKMTMRLRRNNNPQCVDSFVCRMCGRGDDDEKLLLCDGCDDNYHTHCLLPPLIDPPKGNWRCPKCVAEECKKPAEAFGFEQATREYTLQSFGEMADAFKADYFNMPVHMVPTELVEREFWRLVSSIEEDVTVEYGADIHSKEFGSGFPMNNGKRKLTTEEEDYARSGWNLNVMPVLEQSLLCHINGDISGMKVPWLYVGMVFSAFCWHIEDHWSYSINYLHWGEPKTWYGVPSVAAERLEEVMKTKTPELFEFQPDLLHQLVTIMNPNILMAHGVPVVRTNQCAGEFVITFPRAYHSGFNQGYNFAEAVNFCTADWLPAGRSCIEHYRRLRRYCVFSHEELTCKMAASPEKLDLNLAAATHREMFIIVQEERKLRKGLMERGITEAEREAFELLPDDERQCDKCKTTCFLSALACSKCPERLVCLYHTQDLCNCPTEKLYLRYRYTLDELLAMLHRLKVRSESFDSWANRVKEALEQEEGNKIGINDLELLKTEASDKKFPDNELLRRLNTVLKDIERCQQTSNELLDESKSSKNKMTLAELKSLVETMHNLPCVMNKLEEVQAVLQTVEEFQSQAQALVSDRDWRRDSPPPERLQTLLEEGGKLPVMVPECDLLQGLKEQGHWLAEVRCTLGTEGGERQEVTLDVLRILMQAGCNVPQSVSVETAMAELQELLTIAERWEEKAEICLEQSQKHPLSTLEAIVNEAQLIPVKLPNILSLQGCLTRARAWVTDLDEIQNGEHYPCLDDLEGLVAIGRDLPVFMEELRQLELQVASAHSWRDKATKTFLKKSSQHSLLEVLCPCAKRRERRGGTEALDDILDDSDSNTLGLSAQDLRDPAAIVMAFKEGEHQEKEALLRLQKLNICKSGLNASSCKENGRWDETMETDKSSHSENSVKENGNSNHTCTTPPVTVCVCAGQPRAPQLRCHLCKDWFHGGCVPFPSLLPSSGLLTNPLCWWDWEARFLCPQCERSRRPRLETILALLVALQRLPVRLPEGEALQCLTERAITWQGRAKEALETSELQQALQKLQELKETLHSEAGKDEDMEKKTGKSSVIVLSDSEGGEGEDGVIDLTAENSPKKKTNESNGTQAGCENGTSKKSNVTGVGSLLPLLPLLKGQVVELSTATRNHLEELQLEGDLLEVSLDQTHIIHRVLQASSVPPKDSLHTLIQIELEEQRRTSRSRAKDSKRKRKSHRGGCGDVAGERSLDASESKKTCPLSHSPSPHLPDQTRPEIL